A genomic segment from Thermotoga neapolitana DSM 4359 encodes:
- a CDS encoding viroplasmin family protein, with amino-acid sequence MAKKYYAVRKGRVPGIYESWEEAEKQVKGFPGAEYKSFEKIEDAKAYLEGKDECTCPELDEETMIAYVDGSYDVVCGSGVVLCYRGKKEEYYFWTDIDEFKDSRNIAGEIMAALFAMDCALKKGAKRLILRHDLEGLEKWATEEYRTKEPVTRVYKYLYEQFCRSGLEVVFEKVKSHSGDFCNDEADRLAKEAAKKRSNVEWTLKDFESTMKILDQKRRWAE; translated from the coding sequence TTGGCAAAAAAATACTACGCTGTGAGGAAAGGAAGGGTACCAGGAATCTATGAGTCCTGGGAAGAGGCAGAAAAACAGGTAAAGGGCTTTCCGGGAGCAGAGTACAAAAGTTTTGAGAAGATAGAGGATGCAAAGGCATATCTTGAGGGAAAAGATGAATGCACCTGCCCGGAACTTGACGAAGAGACGATGATCGCCTATGTGGATGGGAGTTATGATGTGGTCTGTGGTTCTGGAGTGGTTCTGTGCTACAGGGGAAAGAAGGAAGAGTACTACTTCTGGACGGACATCGATGAGTTCAAAGACTCAAGGAACATAGCCGGAGAGATCATGGCTGCACTTTTTGCCATGGACTGTGCTTTGAAGAAAGGAGCAAAAAGACTCATTCTCAGGCACGATCTTGAAGGGCTTGAAAAGTGGGCAACGGAAGAGTACAGAACAAAAGAGCCGGTGACGCGTGTTTACAAGTACCTTTACGAGCAGTTTTGCAGGAGCGGTCTTGAAGTGGTCTTTGAGAAGGTGAAGAGTCACTCTGGAGACTTTTGCAACGATGAGGCTGACAGGCTGGCAAAAGAAGCAGCGAAAAAAAGATCAAACGTTGAGTGGACTTTGAAGGATTTTGAGAGTACAATGAAGATACTGGATCAAAAGAGGAGATGGGCAGAATGA
- a CDS encoding aldo/keto reductase — translation MEKRVLGKTGEKLSVVGFGGIVVMNESVESAKKIVARAIERGINYFDVAPSYGDAEEKLGPALKPYRDQVFLACKTMERTKEGAWKELNESLKRLQTDHFDLYQFHAVTTLDEVEAIFSPNGAIEAFLKAKEEGLIRYIGFSAHSEEAALSMLERFDFDTVLFPLNWASWLGKGFGKRLYSKAREKNMGILAIKALAKRRLEEGEEKRWEKCWYHPVDDFEEASMALRFTLSLPVTAAVSPSHQEFLWWMCQIVENQGTKISEEELQILKEKAQKLTPVFPLDHS, via the coding sequence GTGGAAAAAAGAGTTCTGGGGAAAACAGGTGAAAAGCTCTCTGTGGTCGGATTCGGCGGAATCGTTGTGATGAACGAGTCCGTGGAATCTGCAAAAAAGATAGTTGCCAGAGCGATCGAGAGGGGCATAAACTACTTCGACGTTGCTCCTTCCTACGGAGACGCCGAGGAAAAACTTGGCCCAGCGCTGAAGCCTTACAGAGACCAGGTGTTTCTGGCCTGTAAAACGATGGAGAGAACAAAAGAAGGTGCCTGGAAAGAATTGAACGAATCTCTGAAGAGACTCCAGACGGATCACTTTGACCTTTATCAGTTCCATGCTGTGACCACGCTCGATGAGGTGGAGGCCATCTTTTCACCGAATGGAGCTATAGAGGCCTTTTTGAAGGCAAAAGAAGAAGGACTGATAAGGTACATCGGTTTTTCTGCTCACAGTGAGGAAGCTGCACTTTCGATGCTGGAAAGGTTCGATTTCGATACGGTACTTTTTCCACTGAACTGGGCAAGCTGGCTGGGAAAAGGATTTGGCAAAAGACTTTACAGCAAAGCCCGGGAGAAAAACATGGGAATTCTGGCAATAAAGGCTCTGGCAAAAAGACGTCTGGAGGAAGGAGAAGAAAAACGCTGGGAAAAATGCTGGTATCATCCTGTGGATGATTTCGAAGAAGCATCCATGGCACTTCGCTTCACACTATCACTGCCCGTCACCGCAGCTGTGAGTCCAAGTCACCAGGAATTTCTCTGGTGGATGTGTCAAATCGTTGAAAATCAGGGAACAAAAATCAGCGAAGAAGAACTGCAGATACTGAAAGAAAAAGCACAGAAACTGACACCCGTTTTCCCACTCGATCACTCTTGA
- a CDS encoding radical SAM/SPASM domain-containing protein, giving the protein MSGYKFSDFLIKVQEKNRILLYNVLLRSYAETNVDELRRLQAALNGANEEFLLSTFVDRGIVLENHINEYALFKYISNKIKYDRSVLSITDVITLNCNLNCIYCMQQGIKPHNKERNGSLSPQDRVNLWLALMDLFDTKTIAVTFFGGEPSLYPEKLSEIIRIAEKEQVPIKQYNIITNGVSFSNHMFEVLSNSKFRFIQITIDGPKNIHDKRRISQNYDGTWEVIIDNINKLLNKTNLTIVIHTVLDRMNSEEKYGMMIDELIDIFGKNTIKERFLFNIGLLSHPNSSCAYTIENIPDIAEYANIYVNTIKVALERDIFLLDFLNIWPCTYHKETDLVVAPNGDLYNCISGVGREEFRICSYSEFLNSPIDFLRRYSQFMENDNTDNECKDCIYLPICNGGCRFNAYILKTKKDCWKVFHQNSYPELLRLFSKFRERVKLV; this is encoded by the coding sequence ATGTCAGGGTACAAATTCTCGGATTTTCTCATTAAAGTACAAGAAAAGAACCGGATCCTTCTTTATAACGTGTTGTTAAGAAGTTATGCGGAAACCAATGTGGATGAGCTGAGAAGATTACAAGCTGCACTCAACGGTGCTAATGAGGAGTTTCTCTTGTCAACTTTTGTAGATAGAGGTATTGTATTGGAGAATCATATTAATGAGTATGCATTGTTCAAGTATATTTCGAATAAAATCAAGTATGACCGCTCTGTTTTATCAATAACAGATGTCATAACATTGAACTGTAATTTAAACTGCATTTATTGTATGCAGCAAGGTATCAAACCACATAATAAAGAAAGAAATGGTTCACTTTCTCCTCAAGATAGAGTAAATTTATGGCTAGCCTTGATGGATCTGTTTGACACGAAGACCATTGCTGTGACATTTTTTGGTGGAGAGCCTTCTCTCTATCCTGAAAAGTTGAGTGAAATTATTAGAATTGCTGAAAAAGAGCAAGTGCCGATCAAGCAGTACAATATAATAACAAATGGTGTGAGTTTTTCTAATCATATGTTTGAAGTACTAAGTAATTCCAAATTCAGGTTTATTCAAATAACCATAGATGGGCCAAAAAACATTCATGATAAAAGAAGGATCTCGCAAAACTACGACGGGACTTGGGAAGTAATAATAGATAACATAAACAAATTACTTAATAAAACAAATTTAACAATAGTTATCCATACTGTTTTAGACAGAATGAATTCAGAGGAAAAATACGGTATGATGATAGATGAGCTCATAGACATCTTCGGTAAAAATACGATAAAAGAGAGATTTTTGTTCAACATTGGATTACTAAGTCATCCAAATAGTTCTTGTGCCTATACGATCGAGAATATACCTGATATTGCAGAGTATGCAAATATTTATGTAAATACTATAAAAGTTGCTCTAGAACGGGACATTTTCCTATTGGATTTTCTCAACATCTGGCCATGTACCTACCATAAGGAAACAGATCTAGTTGTTGCTCCTAACGGAGATTTGTACAATTGTATTTCGGGAGTGGGAAGAGAGGAGTTTAGGATATGTTCCTACAGTGAATTTCTTAATTCTCCAATAGACTTTTTGAGGCGTTACTCTCAATTCATGGAAAACGATAATACTGACAACGAGTGTAAGGACTGTATCTATTTACCTATATGTAATGGTGGCTGTAGGTTTAACGCCTATATTTTGAAAACAAAGAAAGATTGCTGGAAAGTTTTTCATCAAAATTCTTATCCAGAACTTTTGAGATTATTTTCAAAGTTCCGTGAAAGGGTGAAGTTGGTATGA
- the metE gene encoding 5-methyltetrahydropteroyltriglutamate--homocysteine S-methyltransferase: MYAFGFPKIGEKREFKKALEDFWKGKITENQFKEEMSELRMYMVENYRTNVDVVPSNELSYYDFVLDTAIMVGAIPERFGKYEGLSTYFEMARGRKALEMTKYFNTNYHYLVPEIESGNFELLENIPLEDFLFFRSMGIETAPRILGPFTFLYLSKKDGMWIREPGEMEKLFTRLVPVYRKVFEELVENGCGEILVDEPAFVCDLQKDHWNLIKDVYSEFSGFPLTIFTYYDSVSDYESYVSLPVKGLHLDFVSNTENLRNFEKHGFPSDKTLIAGVINGRQPWRANLKKVAELVDKLGASAISNSCPLFHLPITAQWENSLPDGLREKLAFAKEKLEELKVLKEFFEGKKVNLPEVSFEDFAVDESVSKKIKQLTPDSFRREKEYQERDRIQREELKLPLFPTTTIGSFPQTSDVRKMRARYRRGEISEEEYESFIKEQIKKVVRIQEEIGLDVLVHGEFERSDMVEFFAERLNGIATTQNGWVLSYGSRCYRPPIIYGTVSRTGPMTLREITYAQSLTEKPVKGMLTGPITIMGWSYYREDIPEEEIAYQIALAINEEVKDLEKAGIKIIQIDEPAFREKAPIKKSRWPEYFEWAINAFNLAANAKAETQIHAHMCYSDFNEIIEYIHRLEFDVISIEASRSKGEIISAFENFKGWKKQIGVGVWDIHSPAVPSVDEMKSIIERVLRILPKELIWVNPDCGLKTRNWEEVVPSLKNMVDLAKKLRKEYNNT; the protein is encoded by the coding sequence GTGTACGCGTTCGGCTTTCCAAAGATAGGTGAGAAAAGAGAGTTCAAGAAAGCACTGGAAGATTTCTGGAAGGGGAAGATCACAGAAAACCAGTTCAAAGAAGAGATGAGCGAACTCAGGATGTACATGGTGGAGAACTACAGAACGAACGTGGACGTTGTTCCTTCGAACGAACTTTCCTACTACGATTTCGTTCTCGACACAGCCATAATGGTGGGGGCAATTCCGGAGCGGTTTGGAAAGTATGAGGGCCTTTCGACTTATTTTGAGATGGCACGTGGAAGAAAAGCCCTTGAGATGACAAAGTACTTCAACACGAACTACCACTACCTTGTTCCCGAGATAGAGAGTGGAAACTTTGAACTCCTTGAAAATATACCTCTTGAAGATTTTCTCTTTTTCAGGTCGATGGGAATTGAAACCGCACCAAGAATACTGGGACCGTTCACCTTCCTCTATCTTTCCAAAAAAGACGGGATGTGGATCAGAGAACCCGGTGAAATGGAAAAACTTTTCACCAGGCTCGTTCCTGTTTACAGGAAAGTTTTTGAAGAACTCGTAGAAAACGGTTGTGGAGAAATCCTCGTGGACGAGCCTGCCTTCGTGTGTGATCTTCAGAAAGACCACTGGAATTTGATAAAAGATGTGTACAGCGAGTTTTCAGGGTTTCCTTTGACGATTTTTACCTATTACGATAGCGTCTCTGACTACGAGTCTTATGTGTCCCTTCCTGTGAAGGGCCTTCACCTGGATTTTGTTTCAAACACAGAAAATCTCAGAAACTTCGAAAAACACGGTTTTCCATCGGACAAGACTCTCATAGCCGGTGTCATAAACGGCCGTCAGCCCTGGAGAGCAAATCTCAAGAAAGTGGCAGAACTTGTGGACAAACTCGGTGCGAGTGCCATCTCGAACTCCTGTCCGCTATTTCACCTTCCCATAACTGCGCAATGGGAAAACAGCCTTCCTGATGGTCTGAGGGAAAAACTTGCCTTCGCAAAGGAAAAACTTGAAGAGCTGAAAGTACTGAAAGAGTTCTTTGAAGGGAAAAAAGTAAATCTTCCAGAGGTTAGTTTCGAAGACTTCGCCGTCGATGAATCAGTTTCTAAAAAGATAAAACAGCTCACACCTGACTCTTTCAGAAGAGAGAAGGAGTATCAGGAGCGTGACAGGATTCAAAGAGAAGAGCTGAAACTTCCTCTTTTTCCGACCACAACAATCGGATCTTTCCCTCAGACCAGCGATGTGAGAAAGATGAGGGCAAGGTACAGAAGGGGAGAAATCTCGGAAGAAGAATACGAGTCCTTCATAAAAGAGCAGATAAAAAAGGTAGTAAGGATCCAGGAAGAGATAGGGCTCGATGTTCTGGTACACGGTGAGTTCGAAAGAAGCGATATGGTGGAGTTCTTCGCGGAGAGACTGAACGGAATCGCCACCACACAGAACGGCTGGGTTCTTTCTTACGGTTCAAGATGCTACCGCCCACCCATCATATACGGCACGGTTTCAAGGACAGGGCCCATGACACTGAGGGAAATCACCTACGCTCAGTCTCTGACGGAGAAACCTGTCAAGGGAATGCTCACAGGGCCCATCACCATCATGGGCTGGAGTTATTACAGGGAAGACATTCCAGAAGAGGAGATCGCCTACCAGATCGCCCTTGCAATAAACGAGGAGGTGAAAGACCTGGAAAAAGCCGGAATAAAGATCATCCAGATCGATGAACCTGCGTTCAGAGAGAAGGCACCCATCAAAAAGAGCAGATGGCCGGAGTACTTCGAGTGGGCAATAAACGCCTTCAATCTGGCTGCGAATGCAAAGGCTGAGACGCAGATCCATGCCCACATGTGTTACTCTGATTTCAACGAGATAATAGAGTACATCCACAGGCTGGAGTTCGATGTGATAAGCATCGAGGCTTCAAGGAGCAAGGGAGAGATCATCTCAGCCTTTGAAAACTTCAAGGGCTGGAAGAAACAGATTGGTGTTGGTGTCTGGGACATTCACTCTCCCGCTGTTCCCTCCGTTGATGAAATGAAGAGTATAATAGAAAGAGTCCTCAGGATACTTCCGAAGGAACTGATATGGGTGAACCCCGACTGTGGCCTTAAAACAAGAAACTGGGAAGAGGTCGTACCCTCTTTGAAAAACATGGTGGACCTTGCAAAGAAGTTGAGGAAGGAGTATAATAACACTTGA
- a CDS encoding efflux RND transporter permease subunit, whose product MFEEYTSFVFKNRKKIFAVVLVLNILALFGLFRLHFTTEFSILMPQKSRQKEIYEKMNGVFKTGEQLVVMVKTNVDPLSREGIDEIFEIKEKLSSVEGVKTVIPPIPEKFPAGFRLVETKNMSEEQYRDFLSYVENMKDFLNVRKMEDGYYSLFMILPRNSVNPNEIESTLSGYEHYLSGTQYLEDQIFRYLLFMIFTLPPLAVVLLLNVFRVQLGRFRYAILSLIPAGFAALWTLGYVMGWMGQNLSIITVLVPIFTIVMGSADGLHFVSHFLERKKDGESTFNAIKDTLESVGRAMILTTLTTMAGFLSFLTLNSQSMKQMGLLAAAGIGLAGVSTWIVLPVILSGMEDVEIKKKESSLARLFQRLSKRAWIITLVVLFAFLPGTFLLKADLNILKLYKGYTRVRKNVEKIEEIFGRALPVYAVFESENLLSPDFARKVLSMEEKLKSKGYDAFSVYDILVRMNEHLFKEEGYPKILARALILKRLLPEDYTSNFLSESTGRAFIFLDNLDRNTLEEVEHIVKESGFQVTGLPYIIKEMNDSIVHQQVLSVVLAVSMVFLLLVLFQRSFVIPAKAIVPVLISLVSLFGFMGLSGIPLNLITANMAGIVIGVGIDYAIHVTELFRYYRDLEKTVKIASTPVLANAFGLSVGLSALILSPFTFHTYLVAIMWVTMTVSSFMSLVVLPKLLEVKR is encoded by the coding sequence TTGTTCGAAGAGTACACCTCTTTTGTTTTCAAAAACAGAAAGAAGATCTTCGCGGTGGTGCTGGTACTGAACATTTTAGCACTCTTTGGGCTTTTCAGACTTCACTTCACAACTGAGTTTTCCATTCTGATGCCTCAGAAATCCCGTCAGAAAGAGATATACGAGAAGATGAACGGCGTCTTCAAAACAGGAGAACAGCTTGTGGTGATGGTGAAGACGAACGTCGATCCCCTGAGCAGAGAGGGAATAGATGAGATCTTTGAAATAAAGGAAAAACTCTCCTCCGTTGAAGGTGTAAAGACTGTCATACCACCCATTCCGGAGAAGTTTCCCGCTGGCTTCAGACTGGTGGAGACAAAGAACATGTCCGAAGAGCAGTACAGAGACTTTCTGAGCTATGTTGAAAACATGAAAGACTTCCTCAACGTGAGGAAAATGGAAGATGGATACTACTCCCTATTCATGATACTTCCCAGAAACAGTGTAAATCCCAATGAAATCGAAAGTACTCTTTCAGGATATGAACATTACCTCTCTGGAACACAGTATCTGGAAGACCAGATATTTCGCTATCTTCTGTTCATGATATTCACACTTCCCCCACTCGCCGTTGTTCTTCTTCTGAACGTCTTCAGAGTACAACTTGGAAGGTTCAGATACGCCATTTTATCTTTGATACCGGCGGGATTCGCCGCCCTCTGGACGCTTGGCTACGTGATGGGATGGATGGGCCAGAACCTTTCCATCATCACGGTTCTGGTTCCCATATTCACCATCGTCATGGGAAGTGCCGATGGGCTTCACTTCGTTTCGCACTTTTTGGAACGAAAGAAAGATGGAGAGAGTACGTTCAACGCCATCAAAGATACTCTCGAGAGTGTTGGAAGGGCGATGATCCTCACCACACTCACCACGATGGCAGGATTTCTCTCTTTTCTCACTTTGAACTCTCAGTCCATGAAACAGATGGGACTCCTCGCTGCTGCTGGAATCGGTCTTGCGGGAGTTTCAACGTGGATCGTACTTCCCGTAATACTGTCAGGAATGGAAGATGTTGAGATCAAAAAGAAGGAAAGCAGCCTGGCCCGGCTTTTTCAAAGACTTTCAAAGCGAGCGTGGATCATCACACTGGTGGTTCTTTTCGCCTTCCTTCCAGGCACATTCCTTCTGAAGGCAGACCTCAACATTCTGAAACTCTACAAAGGCTACACAAGGGTCAGAAAGAACGTGGAGAAGATAGAAGAGATCTTCGGAAGGGCTCTGCCTGTTTATGCCGTTTTCGAGTCAGAGAATCTGCTCTCTCCAGACTTTGCCCGGAAGGTCCTTTCTATGGAGGAAAAACTGAAGAGCAAAGGATACGATGCCTTTTCCGTCTACGACATCCTTGTGAGGATGAACGAACATCTCTTCAAAGAAGAAGGTTACCCGAAAATCCTTGCAAGGGCGCTGATACTCAAAAGACTTCTTCCAGAGGATTACACGAGCAACTTTCTATCCGAAAGCACAGGAAGAGCTTTTATCTTTCTGGATAACCTCGACAGAAACACTCTCGAGGAAGTGGAACACATAGTGAAAGAAAGCGGCTTTCAGGTGACGGGGCTTCCCTACATCATAAAAGAGATGAACGACTCGATCGTTCATCAGCAGGTACTTTCGGTGGTGCTTGCTGTCAGCATGGTCTTTCTCCTTCTTGTTCTGTTTCAGAGAAGTTTTGTCATTCCAGCAAAGGCGATCGTTCCTGTTCTGATCTCGCTTGTGTCTCTTTTTGGTTTCATGGGGCTTTCTGGGATTCCTCTGAACCTGATCACGGCAAACATGGCCGGAATAGTGATCGGGGTTGGTATAGACTACGCCATACATGTGACGGAGCTGTTCAGATATTACAGGGATCTGGAAAAGACGGTAAAGATCGCATCCACACCCGTTTTGGCAAACGCCTTTGGTCTTTCTGTGGGGCTTTCCGCTCTGATTCTGTCACCCTTCACGTTCCACACTTATCTTGTCGCAATCATGTGGGTCACGATGACCGTGAGCTCTTTCATGAGTCTTGTGGTTTTGCCAAAACTTCTGGAGGTGAAAAGATGA
- a CDS encoding 6-phospho-beta-glucosidase, producing the protein MRIAVIGGGSSYTPELIKGLLDISGDVQIDEVIFYDINEEKQKIVVDFVRRLVKDRFRVLIAESFKDAVMDAKYVIFQFRPGGLKGREKDEGIPLKYGLIGQETTGVGGFSAALRAFPVVEEYVETVRKVSNATIINFTNPSGHITEFVRNYLDYEKFIGLCNVPINFIREISEMFSVNLEDVFLKYYGLNHLSFVERVFVKGQDVTEKVFENLKLKLSNIPDEDFPEWFYDSVRLLVNPYLRYYLMEKKMFKKITSHELRSREVMKIEKELFEKYRTATEIPEELSKRGGSMYSTAAAHLIRDLEKDEGKIHIVNTRNNGSIENLPNDYVLEIPCYVRSGRALSISQGKGDLFALSFIHAVKMYERLTIEAYLKRSKKLALKALLSHPLGPDVEDAKDLLEEILKANSEHVKLE; encoded by the coding sequence ATGAGAATTGCGGTGATAGGTGGTGGAAGCAGTTACACCCCGGAGCTGATAAAGGGGCTCCTGGACATCTCCGGTGACGTTCAGATCGATGAGGTGATCTTCTACGACATAAACGAAGAAAAACAGAAGATCGTGGTCGATTTTGTGAGAAGGCTCGTGAAGGACAGGTTCAGGGTACTGATCGCCGAGAGTTTCAAAGACGCGGTGATGGATGCAAAGTACGTGATCTTTCAATTCAGACCAGGAGGGTTGAAGGGAAGGGAAAAAGACGAGGGCATACCGCTGAAGTACGGCCTCATCGGACAGGAAACAACGGGGGTGGGGGGATTTTCGGCGGCCCTGAGGGCCTTCCCCGTCGTGGAAGAGTACGTCGAAACAGTGAGAAAGGTCTCGAACGCAACGATAATAAACTTCACCAATCCTTCCGGGCACATCACCGAGTTTGTCAGAAACTACCTTGATTATGAAAAGTTCATAGGACTCTGCAACGTTCCGATAAATTTCATCCGGGAGATTTCGGAGATGTTCTCAGTAAACCTTGAAGACGTGTTTCTCAAGTACTACGGGCTCAACCACCTGAGTTTCGTTGAGAGGGTCTTCGTGAAAGGCCAGGATGTCACAGAAAAGGTCTTTGAGAACCTGAAACTGAAACTTTCCAACATACCCGATGAAGATTTTCCAGAGTGGTTCTACGACTCTGTAAGGCTCCTCGTGAATCCGTATTTGAGATATTACCTGATGGAAAAGAAGATGTTCAAAAAAATCACCTCGCACGAACTCAGATCAAGAGAGGTAATGAAGATAGAAAAGGAGCTCTTCGAAAAGTACAGAACCGCTACTGAAATTCCTGAGGAACTCTCAAAGCGTGGAGGAAGCATGTACTCCACAGCGGCGGCCCATTTGATAAGAGACCTTGAAAAGGACGAAGGAAAGATCCACATAGTGAACACGAGGAACAACGGATCGATCGAAAATCTCCCCAACGATTATGTTCTCGAGATTCCATGCTACGTGAGGTCTGGCAGGGCACTTTCGATCTCTCAGGGAAAGGGAGATCTCTTTGCCCTCTCGTTCATCCATGCTGTGAAAATGTACGAGCGCCTTACGATAGAAGCGTATCTTAAGAGATCAAAAAAACTGGCACTGAAAGCCCTTCTTTCTCATCCTCTGGGGCCGGATGTGGAGGACGCGAAAGATCTTCTCGAAGAGATACTGAAGGCAAACAGCGAACACGTGAAACTGGAGTAA
- a CDS encoding class I SAM-dependent methyltransferase, protein MWDVFEHFVNEYEEWFLKHKFAYLSELKAVKALLPEGRGVEIGVGTGRFAVPLKIKIGVEPSKRMGKIARRRGILVIEGTAENLPLKDESFDFALMVTTICFVDDPLRALQEAKRVIRKGGHIIVGIVGRESFLGREYEEKKEKSLFYKRARFFSTEEIVHLMKMVGFGDFKVVQTLFNHPSKLTDVEPVLKGYGEGAFVVIAGRKS, encoded by the coding sequence ATGTGGGATGTCTTTGAACACTTCGTGAACGAGTACGAGGAGTGGTTCTTAAAGCATAAATTCGCCTATCTTTCTGAACTCAAAGCGGTGAAGGCCCTTCTTCCAGAGGGAAGGGGAGTGGAGATAGGAGTTGGTACAGGAAGGTTCGCTGTTCCTTTGAAGATAAAGATCGGGGTGGAACCTTCAAAACGCATGGGAAAGATAGCAAGAAGAAGGGGAATACTGGTGATAGAAGGAACAGCGGAAAATCTGCCACTGAAGGATGAAAGCTTCGACTTTGCACTGATGGTCACCACGATTTGCTTTGTGGATGATCCACTGAGGGCTTTGCAGGAAGCAAAAAGAGTGATCAGAAAAGGAGGACACATTATCGTTGGTATTGTGGGCAGAGAAAGTTTTCTGGGAAGAGAGTACGAAGAAAAGAAGGAAAAGAGCCTCTTCTACAAACGTGCAAGATTCTTCTCCACTGAAGAGATAGTGCACCTAATGAAAATGGTGGGTTTTGGGGACTTCAAAGTGGTTCAGACACTCTTCAACCATCCCTCAAAACTCACCGATGTTGAGCCTGTCTTAAAAGGATACGGCGAAGGGGCTTTTGTGGTGATCGCGGGGCGAAAAAGTTAA
- a CDS encoding cupin domain-containing protein — translation MVVKSSELTPEKISNMRGGKGEVEMTHLLSKETMRNRARLFAKMKLPPGSSVRLHRHDGEFEIYYILSGEGIFHDNGKDVPIKAGDVCFTDSGESHSIENTGEKDLEFLAIIVLL, via the coding sequence ATGGTTGTGAAATCTTCTGAACTCACCCCTGAAAAGATATCGAACATGCGCGGCGGAAAGGGTGAGGTGGAGATGACACACCTTCTTTCCAAAGAAACCATGAGGAACAGGGCAAGACTCTTCGCAAAAATGAAACTTCCACCGGGGTCTTCTGTGAGACTGCACAGGCACGATGGAGAGTTCGAGATATACTACATCCTCTCCGGAGAAGGCATCTTCCACGACAACGGAAAGGACGTTCCCATAAAGGCAGGAGACGTGTGTTTCACAGATTCTGGAGAGTCACATTCCATAGAGAACACAGGAGAGAAAGACCTTGAGTTTCTGGCGATAATCGTTTTGCTCTGA
- a CDS encoding MBL fold metallo-hydrolase, with product MRKNEYTCTLLEPGVWHIADYRGDSMYLVVGEEKALLIDTGMGEGDLKGFIRSITEKPIEVVLTHAHWDHIMQANQFEKVYLNHRDLQIIELFKIQVDYKNFLDVREGDSFDLGGRTLEVIEVPGHTPGSIALLDRENRLLFSGDSVGAGHTWMHLPGCLPLREYLKSLKKLREIDGFEKIYHGHLSGTQLKPFGPDYLEDLIKAVEGVIDGSLKGEPYPYGNFKGLYATCGTAVLVYNPEKV from the coding sequence ATGAGGAAAAACGAGTACACCTGCACCTTGCTCGAGCCCGGTGTATGGCACATCGCCGACTACAGGGGAGACAGTATGTACCTGGTAGTGGGAGAAGAGAAAGCCCTCCTCATAGACACCGGTATGGGAGAAGGTGACCTGAAAGGTTTCATAAGATCCATCACGGAAAAACCCATCGAAGTTGTTCTCACCCACGCCCACTGGGATCACATCATGCAGGCAAACCAGTTCGAAAAGGTGTATCTCAACCACAGGGACCTTCAGATCATAGAACTGTTCAAAATACAGGTGGATTACAAAAACTTTCTGGACGTGAGAGAGGGAGACAGTTTCGATCTTGGTGGAAGAACGCTCGAGGTGATCGAAGTCCCGGGACACACACCAGGGTCGATCGCTCTTCTGGACAGAGAAAACAGGCTGCTTTTCAGCGGGGATTCGGTGGGGGCAGGACACACCTGGATGCATCTTCCGGGATGTCTTCCACTGAGAGAGTACCTTAAAAGCCTGAAAAAACTCAGAGAGATCGACGGTTTCGAGAAGATCTACCATGGGCATCTGAGTGGCACACAGTTGAAACCTTTTGGACCAGATTATCTGGAAGACCTCATAAAGGCTGTGGAAGGTGTTATCGATGGGTCACTGAAGGGCGAGCCGTATCCCTATGGAAACTTCAAGGGTCTCTATGCAACATGCGGCACGGCAGTTCTGGTGTACAATCCAGAGAAAGTCTGA